In Actinomadura citrea, a single window of DNA contains:
- a CDS encoding alpha-amylase family glycosyl hydrolase, producing MNEPSVRTQGRPEPAVAEVAPWWRTAVFYENHMASFRDGDGDGIGDLKGLTEALDYLAGTLGVSAVWLSPCFRSPLLDQGFDISDFCDIEPVFGTMADFDRLVAEAHRRGVRILADYVPNHTSDQHPWFVESRSSRDNPKRDWYVWRDPEPDGSPPNNWISEAGGSTWEFDPRTGQYYLHSHLRQQPDLNWRNAEVVEAMLDVLRFWLDRGVDGFRIDVAHMLMKDPELRDNPVQPVAERNVYDVQHDDFGSQKHIHDRLHPDVHGVLRAIRAVVDEYPDRVLVGEIEAMGWSDWAGFFGADQDEIHMPFAFRLIETSWRAADLARELDDLDAATPDDAWPILALGNHDRPRLATRLGRDQVRVAAMLLLTLRGTPIIFYGDELGMCDQDVPRERQRDTFGLTAGGRSRDPIRTPMPWNDGPNAGFSTAPAQDLWLPVSAEAATLNVAAQLADPGSLLCLYRSLIALRRDSAALREGGYRGLPGAPEGCLAYERRAGSDHKIVMLNLTDRPLRVPLPGPATVVLSTADRGRAGARPADALVLAAAEGVVLDADGGEGDGA from the coding sequence ATGAACGAACCATCTGTACGGACCCAGGGGCGGCCTGAACCCGCCGTCGCGGAGGTGGCGCCGTGGTGGCGGACGGCGGTGTTCTACGAGAACCACATGGCGAGCTTCCGCGACGGCGACGGTGACGGGATCGGCGACCTCAAGGGTCTGACCGAAGCGCTGGACTACCTCGCCGGCACGCTCGGAGTGTCGGCAGTCTGGCTGAGCCCGTGCTTCCGCTCGCCGCTGCTCGACCAGGGCTTCGATATCAGTGACTTCTGCGACATAGAGCCCGTGTTCGGCACGATGGCCGACTTCGACCGGCTGGTGGCCGAGGCGCACCGCCGCGGCGTGCGCATCCTGGCCGACTACGTCCCGAACCACACCTCCGACCAGCACCCCTGGTTCGTGGAGTCGCGATCCTCGCGCGACAACCCCAAGCGGGACTGGTACGTCTGGCGAGACCCCGAACCGGACGGGTCGCCGCCCAACAACTGGATCAGCGAGGCCGGGGGATCCACCTGGGAGTTCGACCCCCGAACCGGCCAGTACTACCTGCACTCCCACCTCAGGCAGCAGCCGGACCTCAACTGGCGCAACGCCGAGGTCGTCGAGGCGATGCTCGATGTCCTGCGCTTCTGGCTCGACCGCGGCGTGGACGGGTTCCGCATCGACGTGGCGCACATGCTGATGAAGGACCCCGAACTCCGCGACAACCCGGTCCAGCCCGTCGCCGAGCGCAATGTCTACGACGTCCAGCACGACGACTTCGGCTCACAGAAGCACATCCACGACCGCCTGCATCCGGACGTGCACGGCGTCCTGCGCGCCATCCGCGCCGTGGTGGACGAGTACCCCGACCGGGTGCTCGTCGGCGAGATCGAGGCCATGGGGTGGTCCGACTGGGCGGGCTTCTTCGGCGCCGACCAGGACGAGATCCACATGCCGTTCGCGTTCCGTCTGATCGAGACGTCGTGGCGGGCGGCCGACCTCGCCCGCGAACTGGACGATCTGGACGCCGCGACGCCCGACGACGCGTGGCCGATCCTGGCGCTCGGCAACCACGACCGGCCCCGCCTGGCCACGCGCCTCGGCCGGGACCAGGTCCGGGTCGCCGCCATGCTGCTGCTCACCCTCCGCGGCACGCCGATCATCTTCTACGGCGACGAACTCGGCATGTGCGACCAGGACGTCCCCCGCGAGCGTCAGCGCGACACCTTCGGTCTCACTGCCGGCGGCCGGTCCCGCGACCCGATTCGCACGCCGATGCCGTGGAACGACGGGCCCAACGCCGGGTTCTCCACCGCGCCCGCGCAGGACCTGTGGCTGCCGGTCTCGGCCGAGGCCGCGACCCTCAACGTCGCCGCTCAGCTCGCCGATCCCGGCTCCCTGCTCTGCCTCTACCGGTCGCTGATCGCGCTGCGCCGCGACAGCGCCGCGCTGCGCGAGGGCGGCTACCGCGGTCTGCCCGGCGCGCCGGAGGGCTGCCTGGCGTACGAGCGGCGGGCCGGCTCCGACCACAAGATCGTCATGCTCAACCTGACGGACCGCCCGCTGCGCGTCCCGCTGCCGGGGCCGGCGACCGTCGTGCTCTCCACCGCCGACCGTGGCCGGGCCGGGGCCCGTCCCGCCGATGCCCTCGTACTCGCGGCCGCCGAGGGCGTCGTCCTCGACGCCGACGGCGGGGAGGGGGACGGCGCATGA
- a CDS encoding ATP-binding protein: protein MLGELPGEVVSLDTPAILTVRRVVDDYLARSLILWRDVRSQQGTGRRGGEAGAADPRELTDDEAVRASSTGANGEVIAVAGEAGTGKTHLLNTLIHRLRHPPPGAAIPRKIIYLSAQAADFGTLYRASFITRFHPDELKDIALGYYADVVAERLRIDFPHLAEQAAALERRDPGLDPRTIARQAGLAARVPRQLQERLWQVTGNKQFGTAFALLADVQLVLAVMDWLASGAPPDARLQEQGITGALSSNAQMLDCMGALTSLYGRQGQHFALVIDDIEKFLGRPGPLQPDMTNTADTLKSFHKLLRTFVESGGLLVLGGLPEYLDQLPDDVKSRIRTRISPSPLDGGQIAEYVRLRQGGVLEPFEQSACDAIRRLTGGRPRQVVRLCYRSFQLTVPPARVDAPAVHTAARQENLGYVVPLDDLLSNISEILNGRGWVAETSYPLLPERERPDFWIPMPPGQDRAGCAIVVSAPLVQADEAESLIARVRAIRSNSPKRRVVVVTGFLSEEIRPSLTRACGAPPIVYLADQFHDVLTGSVDALNREIIGDRAGPAASGKDIEMMRDSMERIRRQVTASHDHLLNLQSQVEQIRQQADRQLQAIRRDLTHPPAAPARAAAEPERPGPDLPNAVIRLFTHALECLAAIDDVDGYIGRSFDLSRDDAATAGAMLSYRLRRYEIFEAIGVSMVLRRLVTSFEESVAGWLAGVRSRPGPTTEDRVRLDRLCEAFDASYDAVPLSALSQLGSLSDDVVPGLSGSVAQVAIVDSLDGLSGRVRRSVLLAAEESDSTSDPPPDALPGPSPA from the coding sequence ATGCTGGGCGAACTGCCGGGCGAGGTGGTCAGCCTCGACACCCCGGCGATCCTCACCGTGCGGCGCGTGGTCGACGACTATCTCGCGCGGAGCCTGATCCTCTGGCGGGACGTGCGCTCCCAGCAGGGCACCGGTCGGCGCGGTGGCGAGGCCGGAGCGGCCGACCCGCGGGAACTGACCGACGACGAGGCGGTGCGGGCGTCCTCCACCGGCGCGAACGGCGAGGTCATCGCCGTCGCCGGTGAGGCGGGCACCGGCAAGACGCACCTGCTCAACACCCTGATCCACCGGTTACGCCATCCGCCGCCAGGCGCCGCGATCCCGCGCAAGATCATCTATCTGTCGGCGCAGGCCGCCGACTTCGGCACGCTGTACCGGGCCTCCTTCATCACCAGGTTCCACCCCGACGAGCTCAAGGACATCGCCCTCGGCTACTACGCCGACGTGGTCGCCGAGCGGCTCCGGATCGACTTCCCCCACCTGGCCGAACAGGCGGCGGCGCTGGAGAGGCGCGACCCCGGACTCGACCCCCGGACGATCGCGCGGCAGGCCGGTCTGGCGGCCAGGGTGCCGAGGCAGCTCCAGGAGCGGCTCTGGCAGGTGACCGGGAACAAGCAGTTCGGCACCGCCTTCGCCCTGCTGGCCGACGTCCAGCTCGTGCTCGCGGTGATGGACTGGCTGGCGAGCGGCGCGCCGCCCGACGCCCGCCTCCAGGAGCAGGGGATCACCGGGGCCCTGTCGTCCAACGCCCAGATGCTGGACTGCATGGGCGCGCTCACCAGCCTCTACGGACGGCAGGGGCAGCACTTCGCACTCGTCATCGACGACATCGAGAAGTTTCTCGGCCGTCCCGGCCCCCTCCAGCCGGACATGACGAACACGGCCGACACCCTGAAGTCGTTCCACAAGCTGCTGCGCACGTTCGTCGAGAGCGGTGGACTGCTCGTCCTCGGCGGTCTGCCCGAGTACCTCGACCAGCTCCCCGACGACGTCAAGTCCCGCATACGCACCCGCATCTCGCCCTCCCCCCTGGACGGCGGGCAGATCGCCGAGTACGTCCGGCTGCGCCAGGGCGGCGTGCTCGAACCGTTCGAACAGTCGGCCTGCGACGCGATCCGCCGGCTCACCGGCGGCCGTCCGCGCCAGGTCGTCAGGCTCTGCTACCGCAGCTTCCAGCTCACCGTGCCGCCCGCGCGGGTGGACGCGCCCGCCGTCCACACGGCGGCGCGGCAGGAGAACCTCGGCTACGTGGTGCCGCTGGACGACCTCCTCTCGAACATCTCCGAGATCCTCAACGGGCGGGGCTGGGTGGCCGAGACGAGCTATCCCCTGCTGCCCGAGCGCGAGCGGCCCGACTTCTGGATCCCGATGCCCCCCGGGCAGGACCGCGCGGGCTGCGCGATCGTGGTGAGCGCGCCGCTGGTGCAGGCGGACGAGGCCGAATCGCTGATCGCCCGCGTCCGGGCCATCCGCAGCAACAGCCCCAAGCGCCGCGTGGTCGTGGTGACGGGGTTCCTGAGCGAGGAGATCCGCCCCTCCCTGACCCGGGCGTGCGGAGCGCCGCCGATCGTGTACCTCGCCGACCAGTTCCACGATGTCCTCACCGGAAGCGTGGACGCTCTCAACCGGGAGATCATCGGCGACCGCGCCGGTCCCGCGGCCTCCGGCAAGGACATCGAGATGATGCGCGACTCGATGGAGCGGATCAGGCGGCAGGTGACCGCCTCGCACGACCACCTGCTCAACCTGCAGAGCCAGGTCGAGCAGATCCGCCAGCAGGCCGACCGGCAGCTCCAGGCGATCAGAAGGGACCTGACCCACCCGCCCGCGGCGCCCGCCCGAGCCGCCGCCGAGCCGGAGCGGCCCGGCCCGGACCTGCCGAACGCCGTGATCCGGCTCTTCACCCACGCGCTCGAATGCCTCGCCGCGATCGACGACGTCGACGGCTACATCGGGCGCTCCTTCGACCTGTCCCGGGACGACGCGGCCACCGCCGGCGCCATGCTCAGCTACCGGCTGCGCCGCTACGAGATCTTCGAGGCGATCGGGGTGAGCATGGTGCTGCGGCGGCTCGTGACCTCGTTCGAGGAGTCGGTCGCCGGCTGGCTGGCCGGCGTGCGGTCCCGGCCGGGCCCCACCACCGAGGACCGGGTCAGGCTGGACCGGCTCTGCGAGGCGTTCGACGCCAGCTACGACGCCGTCCCGCTGTCGGCGCTGAGCCAGCTCGGCAGCCTGTCCGACGACGTGGTCCCCGGCCTGAGCGGCTCGGTGGCCCAGGTCGCGATCGTGGACAGCCTGGACGGGCTGAGCGGGCGCGTCAGGCGCAGCGTCCTCCTTGCCGCGGAGGAATCGGACAGCACCTCCGACCCGCCGCCGGACGCCTTGCCGGGCCCCTCGCCCGCCTGA
- the fxsT gene encoding FxSxx-COOH system tetratricopeptide repeat protein codes for MVPPVPPRSGPPNVIAFTSPERGAGCTTTLANLAWMLALAGRAVLLVDGDLASPALEDHATRFAGDGSGEAGLLDLARGFGSGGQGAPRGLDLLPVLRHREPPGPPIAGRVDFLPARGSGGARGHWTELGTSDLHGFVAALRDGLRSTSYDHVLVDAAGLPAEALARLADTVVIGVRADSGGIVAGEALARELKAVVVPRLLPMLMQVEDASSLSVRSGAGVAFAWLFPGTTPPSVRDAYWRRMAIPRVADAERLAVFGGDQAGSGLLTAYRDVLRTILDEQRFDPPRATAEAVEEYRVRIGAEDELRTRHYRVIYEPAQRAWADWLGVQFRSTHLRPAGQGQVRDDDVVIVVGPEAAGAAPSVTPVSGGHWYLRLSPEDPARDVPPSARIDLFALGEPAARDELFQRLMPARTPPAPREAPGDPRFPGRAPGHRRLPPAAGVFVERGGEIERMRDALLGSDRDGIYLINGAAGTGKSRLALEYALRFSGDYDAIWWITAASSGSVRAGLTAMHEAVEARGGRRSASAAGDPVAQFVREEVDRAGTWLLIYDNVERAEDLADLVPETTRGNHVIITGGDVETLRTGTLVRRVEKITRAGPFTRAESRELFRRRVPALSDEHIDRLARHMRDLPLNVALAAAWVERHADWRQRGATRPVEPGPGTAASAGAFREMEAVEDAVETFTSLFADGAAAVRLAPPAPRGDAARREEADLLTARIVLGLTLDALRQIDSGEAAVHLMRMAAFLSPDGVGRRLLFSPAMLAALEAHWSDLAEDSVRLEALLVRLMRYGLAEVDYELGGELRVHRMVQKIIRDSLRDGERDRVTAEVHRVLAAFAPADAEVDKPYHAATFAELRRHLFVSEALASGERPVRRWLACHVRHLYLAGDVNDRRLGLDVAERLSAGWRERLDADDPLLLRVEVQRANLLRALGRFEEAAVISEDALNRQMRLGYSDTRTLMSARGYAADLRQAGDFTAALVRDRATLIGLRRELGDDHELTRTAAMNLTLSLTLDGQDASVREALAIERRTRQRQRRTEPGDHLALAISAYKIGALLRRLGRYDDSARELTHSVVILRELYRDDAANLHLLSAQRHQRITRRHRPGDPEARADDRDELRRLLKIHLDFHPGENYETLACRLAVAAAEHACGAYEAARDEASRAVMGYLGLYDEGHPFVQLARCNLSVYALALGDADFAGEQSATALDLLRERLDDDHPYVVGALVDQANALMALGRFDEALDLDEQAEDRLVSCYPDDEHPWALAVRGNLAHTRARLRNEAPATERRAFQWDAPQI; via the coding sequence TTGGTCCCCCCCGTTCCGCCGCGCAGCGGCCCGCCGAACGTCATCGCCTTCACCTCGCCGGAGCGCGGCGCGGGCTGCACCACGACCCTCGCGAACCTCGCGTGGATGCTCGCGCTCGCCGGCCGCGCCGTGCTCCTGGTCGACGGCGACCTGGCGTCGCCCGCCCTGGAGGACCACGCGACGAGGTTCGCCGGCGACGGCTCCGGTGAGGCCGGGCTCCTCGACCTCGCCCGCGGGTTCGGCTCCGGCGGCCAGGGCGCTCCCCGCGGGCTCGACCTGCTGCCCGTCCTGCGGCACCGGGAGCCGCCCGGCCCGCCGATCGCCGGGCGGGTGGACTTCCTCCCGGCGCGGGGCTCCGGCGGCGCCCGCGGCCACTGGACCGAGCTGGGGACCTCCGACCTCCACGGTTTCGTCGCCGCGCTCCGCGACGGACTGCGCAGCACCTCCTACGACCACGTGCTCGTCGACGCCGCCGGCCTCCCGGCGGAGGCCCTGGCGAGGCTCGCCGACACCGTGGTCATCGGGGTCAGGGCCGACTCCGGCGGCATCGTGGCCGGAGAGGCGCTCGCCCGGGAGCTGAAGGCCGTGGTGGTCCCCCGGCTCCTCCCGATGCTCATGCAGGTGGAGGACGCGTCGTCCCTCAGCGTGCGCAGCGGGGCGGGTGTGGCGTTCGCGTGGCTCTTCCCCGGAACGACGCCGCCCTCGGTGCGCGACGCCTACTGGCGGCGGATGGCGATTCCCAGGGTCGCGGACGCCGAGAGGCTCGCCGTGTTCGGCGGCGACCAGGCGGGCTCCGGGCTCCTCACCGCCTACCGGGACGTGCTCCGCACGATCCTCGACGAGCAGCGGTTCGACCCGCCGCGGGCCACGGCCGAGGCGGTGGAGGAGTACCGGGTCCGCATCGGCGCGGAGGACGAGCTGCGGACGCGCCACTACCGCGTGATCTACGAGCCCGCCCAGCGCGCCTGGGCCGACTGGCTCGGCGTCCAGTTCCGCTCGACGCACCTGCGTCCCGCCGGGCAGGGTCAGGTCCGTGACGACGACGTCGTGATCGTCGTCGGCCCCGAGGCGGCCGGGGCGGCCCCGTCCGTGACGCCGGTGTCCGGCGGTCACTGGTACCTCCGGCTGTCCCCCGAGGATCCGGCCCGGGACGTCCCGCCGTCCGCGCGAATCGACCTGTTCGCCCTGGGCGAGCCGGCCGCCCGCGACGAGCTGTTCCAGCGGTTGATGCCCGCGCGGACGCCGCCCGCGCCCAGGGAGGCCCCGGGCGATCCCCGGTTCCCGGGCCGGGCGCCCGGGCACCGCCGCCTGCCCCCGGCCGCGGGCGTCTTCGTCGAGCGGGGCGGGGAGATCGAGCGGATGCGCGACGCGCTGCTCGGCTCGGACCGCGACGGCATCTACTTGATCAACGGTGCGGCGGGCACCGGGAAGAGCAGGCTCGCCCTGGAGTACGCCCTCCGGTTCTCGGGCGACTACGACGCGATCTGGTGGATCACCGCGGCGTCGTCCGGGAGCGTGCGGGCCGGCCTCACCGCCATGCACGAGGCGGTCGAGGCCCGCGGCGGCCGCCGGTCCGCGTCCGCCGCGGGCGACCCCGTCGCGCAGTTCGTCCGGGAGGAGGTCGACCGCGCCGGGACCTGGCTGCTGATCTACGACAACGTCGAGCGCGCCGAGGACCTGGCCGACCTCGTGCCCGAGACCACCCGCGGGAACCACGTCATCATCACCGGCGGGGACGTCGAGACCCTCAGGACCGGAACGCTGGTCCGCCGGGTCGAGAAGATCACCCGGGCGGGGCCGTTCACCAGGGCCGAGAGCCGGGAGCTGTTCCGCAGGAGGGTCCCCGCGCTCTCCGACGAGCACATCGACCGGCTCGCGCGCCACATGCGCGACCTCCCCCTGAACGTGGCGCTGGCCGCGGCGTGGGTGGAACGCCACGCCGACTGGAGGCAGCGCGGCGCCACCCGTCCCGTGGAGCCCGGCCCCGGGACGGCGGCGTCCGCGGGGGCCTTCCGCGAGATGGAGGCGGTCGAGGACGCGGTCGAGACGTTCACCAGCCTGTTCGCCGACGGCGCCGCGGCCGTGCGGCTCGCTCCCCCGGCGCCGCGGGGCGACGCGGCCCGCCGGGAAGAGGCGGACCTGCTGACCGCCCGGATCGTCCTCGGGCTGACCCTCGACGCCCTGCGCCAGATCGACTCGGGCGAGGCCGCCGTGCACCTGATGCGGATGGCGGCCTTCCTCTCCCCGGACGGCGTGGGGCGCAGGCTGCTGTTCTCCCCCGCCATGCTCGCCGCGCTGGAGGCGCACTGGTCCGACCTCGCCGAGGACTCCGTGCGGCTGGAGGCGCTGCTCGTCCGGCTGATGCGTTACGGCCTGGCCGAGGTGGACTACGAGCTCGGCGGGGAGCTGCGCGTCCACCGGATGGTCCAGAAGATCATTCGGGATTCGCTGCGGGACGGCGAACGGGACCGGGTGACCGCCGAGGTGCACCGCGTCCTCGCCGCGTTCGCGCCCGCCGACGCCGAGGTCGACAAGCCCTACCATGCCGCGACGTTCGCCGAGCTCCGGCGGCACCTGTTCGTCAGCGAGGCGCTGGCGAGCGGGGAGCGGCCCGTCCGCCGCTGGCTGGCCTGTCACGTGCGCCACCTGTACCTGGCCGGGGACGTGAACGACCGCAGGCTCGGTCTCGACGTCGCCGAGCGGCTGTCGGCCGGCTGGCGGGAACGCCTGGACGCCGACGATCCGCTGCTGCTGCGCGTCGAGGTGCAGCGGGCCAACCTCCTGCGGGCGCTCGGCCGTTTCGAGGAGGCGGCGGTCATCTCCGAAGACGCGCTCAACCGGCAGATGCGCCTCGGGTACTCCGACACCCGGACGCTGATGAGCGCACGGGGGTACGCCGCCGACCTGCGCCAGGCCGGCGACTTCACCGCCGCGCTGGTGCGCGACCGCGCGACGCTGATCGGGCTGCGCCGCGAGCTGGGCGACGACCACGAGCTGACCCGGACCGCGGCCATGAACCTCACGCTGTCCCTGACCCTGGACGGGCAGGACGCCTCCGTCCGGGAGGCGCTGGCGATCGAACGGCGCACCCGGCAGCGGCAGCGGCGGACGGAACCCGGTGACCATCTGGCGCTCGCGATCTCCGCCTACAAGATCGGCGCGCTCCTGCGCCGTCTCGGGCGGTACGACGACTCGGCGCGGGAGCTGACCCACTCGGTCGTCATCCTCCGCGAGCTCTACCGCGACGACGCCGCCAACCTCCATCTGCTGAGCGCCCAGCGCCACCAGCGCATCACCCGCCGGCACCGGCCCGGCGACCCGGAGGCGCGCGCCGACGACCGGGACGAGCTGCGCAGGCTGCTGAAGATCCACCTGGACTTCCATCCCGGTGAGAACTACGAGACGCTCGCCTGCCGGCTCGCCGTCGCCGCGGCCGAGCACGCCTGCGGCGCGTACGAGGCCGCGCGCGACGAGGCGAGCCGGGCGGTCATGGGCTACCTCGGCCTGTACGACGAAGGGCATCCGTTCGTCCAGCTCGCTCGCTGCAACCTGTCGGTCTACGCTCTCGCCCTCGGCGACGCCGACTTCGCCGGTGAGCAGAGCGCCACCGCCCTTGACCTGCTGCGCGAGAGGCTGGACGACGACCACCCGTACGTGGTGGGGGCGCTGGTCGACCAGGCCAACGCCCTGATGGCCCTCGGCCGCTTCGACGAGGCCCTGGACCTCGACGAGCAGGCCGAGGATCGTCTCGTGTCCTGCTATCCCGACGACGAGCATCCGTGGGCCCTCGCCGTGCGCGGGAACCTCGCCCACACCCGGGCGCGGCTGCGGAACGAGGCGCCGGCCACCGAGCGCCGGGCGTTCCAGTGGGACGCGCCGCAGATCTGA
- a CDS encoding carbohydrate ABC transporter permease, whose amino-acid sequence MTLRASRLAGRTVPVTGGRSRPRGSADAEGRLAVAMLSPAVLLVGAVALVPVLYTLYLSFHDASVAETGPYNGLANYRALLDDPDFITASANTAVFTAVSVVLEFGIGLAAALALHRRFRARGLVRSAVLVPWAFPVVVSALMWRLMLQDQVGIVPYLARQIGFGDSSLLSDQHSLMIASIGVDVWKTTPFVTLLLLAGLQTIPEELNEAALVDGAGPLVRLWRITLPMLKPAILVALLFRTLEAWSVYDLFWVMSDRQLESLSTYVYRTVRISELAFAKGTAAAVLVFLSSIVIALIYMRTLRSDPGEQD is encoded by the coding sequence ATGACCCTGAGGGCATCCCGGCTCGCGGGCCGGACGGTCCCGGTGACCGGCGGGCGCTCGCGGCCGCGCGGATCCGCCGACGCCGAAGGCCGGTTGGCGGTGGCCATGCTGTCGCCCGCCGTTCTCCTGGTCGGCGCCGTCGCGCTCGTCCCCGTCCTCTACACGCTCTACCTGAGCTTCCACGACGCGAGCGTCGCGGAAACCGGACCGTACAACGGGCTCGCCAACTACCGCGCGCTCCTTGACGACCCGGACTTCATCACGGCGAGCGCCAACACCGCCGTCTTCACGGCGGTCAGCGTCGTGCTGGAGTTCGGGATCGGGCTGGCCGCCGCGCTGGCGCTGCACCGCCGCTTCCGCGCTCGCGGCCTTGTCCGGTCGGCGGTGCTCGTGCCCTGGGCGTTCCCGGTCGTCGTGTCCGCCCTGATGTGGCGTCTCATGCTCCAGGACCAGGTCGGCATCGTTCCGTACCTGGCCCGGCAGATCGGGTTCGGCGACTCCTCCCTGCTGTCCGACCAGCACTCTCTGATGATCGCCTCGATCGGCGTGGACGTCTGGAAGACCACGCCCTTCGTGACGCTGCTCCTCCTGGCCGGACTGCAGACCATTCCGGAGGAGCTGAACGAGGCCGCGCTCGTCGACGGCGCCGGGCCGCTGGTGCGGTTGTGGCGCATCACGCTGCCGATGCTCAAGCCGGCGATCCTGGTCGCGCTGCTGTTCCGGACGCTGGAGGCATGGAGCGTCTACGACCTGTTCTGGGTGATGAGCGACCGGCAACTGGAATCACTGTCCACGTACGTCTACAGGACCGTCCGGATCAGCGAACTCGCCTTCGCGAAGGGGACCGCGGCGGCGGTCCTGGTGTTCCTGTCCTCGATCGTCATCGCGCTGATCTACATGCGGACCCTGCGGTCCGACCCGGGAGAACAGGACTGA
- a CDS encoding GntR family transcriptional regulator gives MPGPTLPRVSQDSRRQRVADALREAIINGELRPGDRLVELDLSAQLGTSRGPIREALRQLEQEGLVVSYAYRGTLVADISQEEIEQVLVPIRIVIERFAFKIAMPLLDESDFSALRKLVAEMREAADAGDADRMADADLRFHELVIERSGQTHCMQLWRTIQPRVRAYFRRDASGHADRHAVAEQHSALIDALTAGDPARLATAVDEHIHIHLDEASAKADTDT, from the coding sequence ATGCCCGGACCCACGCTCCCCCGCGTCTCCCAGGACTCCCGCAGGCAGCGGGTCGCCGATGCGCTCCGGGAGGCGATCATCAACGGTGAGCTGCGTCCGGGCGACCGGCTGGTCGAGCTCGACCTGTCGGCACAACTGGGCACCAGCCGCGGCCCCATCCGCGAGGCGCTCCGCCAGCTCGAACAGGAGGGACTGGTCGTGAGCTACGCCTACCGGGGCACGCTGGTGGCGGACATCTCCCAGGAGGAGATAGAGCAGGTCCTGGTCCCCATCCGCATCGTCATCGAGCGGTTCGCGTTCAAGATCGCCATGCCGTTGCTGGACGAATCGGACTTCTCGGCCCTCCGGAAACTCGTCGCCGAGATGCGGGAAGCCGCGGACGCAGGCGACGCCGACCGGATGGCCGACGCCGACCTCCGATTCCACGAGCTGGTCATCGAGCGCTCTGGACAGACCCACTGCATGCAGCTCTGGCGCACCATCCAGCCGCGCGTCCGCGCGTACTTCCGCCGTGACGCGTCCGGCCACGCCGACCGCCATGCCGTCGCGGAACAGCACTCGGCCCTCATCGACGCGCTCACCGCCGGGGACCCCGCACGCCTGGCGACGGCCGTGGACGAGCACATCCACATCCATCTGGACGAGGCGTCGGCCAAGGCGGACACCGACACGTGA
- a CDS encoding HEXXH motif domain-containing protein, translated as MNHSFSGSDFDSLASGMATSGAIESLGAIQHSRNLLLLCSVVDAARRAGHPEAAAARHGFEQLMELKRRVPDAAAAVISHPSTGGWGLHALRVLQGGASPGASPGVRPAQLAGMAAAAAVRGRRPGTFTVPASRGVVTLPSVGVLTAPGDAETVRIVHDGREVVATAGRTSSPIPADGTPDAPGWRGLRTLRASSAGRAEFELLLDDVDPFRFPDASSAGAERLSETAVAELERTLGASWALLSRHHGSSARELSGMVSTLTPLRSSVGSFRSATSREHYGCVAFSLPVDPTQLAVTLVHEAQHGKLAAIMDAVKLLPGDDGRRYYAPWRPDPRPFSGLLHGTYAFLGVVRFWRRQRWLEAGEHALAAHLEYAHWREAVRLGLVQLCSHDRLPALTVRFVQGMRRVLDQWGAEPVPGPAAALAAERFHAHRQRWIAANGPLPGCLRTVRDLPDPVA; from the coding sequence ATGAATCACTCCTTTTCCGGTTCCGATTTCGACTCGCTCGCCTCGGGAATGGCGACGTCCGGTGCGATCGAATCGCTGGGAGCGATCCAGCACAGCCGGAACCTGCTGTTGCTGTGCTCCGTGGTGGACGCCGCCCGCCGGGCCGGCCACCCGGAGGCCGCGGCGGCCCGGCACGGTTTCGAGCAGCTGATGGAGCTGAAGCGGCGCGTCCCCGACGCCGCCGCGGCCGTCATCAGCCACCCCTCGACCGGCGGGTGGGGCCTGCACGCGCTGCGCGTCCTCCAGGGCGGCGCCTCGCCCGGCGCCTCGCCCGGCGTGCGCCCCGCGCAGCTCGCGGGGATGGCCGCGGCCGCGGCGGTGCGCGGACGCCGCCCGGGGACCTTCACCGTTCCCGCCTCCCGCGGCGTGGTGACCCTGCCCTCGGTGGGCGTTCTCACAGCGCCCGGAGACGCCGAGACGGTGCGGATCGTCCACGACGGCCGGGAGGTCGTCGCCACGGCCGGACGGACGAGTTCACCGATCCCCGCTGACGGGACCCCGGACGCGCCGGGCTGGCGGGGCCTGCGCACCCTCCGGGCGTCGTCCGCCGGGAGAGCCGAGTTCGAGCTCCTTCTCGACGATGTGGACCCGTTCCGCTTCCCCGACGCGTCGTCCGCCGGAGCCGAGCGCCTCTCCGAGACCGCCGTCGCGGAACTGGAGCGGACGCTCGGCGCGAGCTGGGCCCTGCTGTCGCGCCACCACGGCTCCAGCGCGCGCGAGCTGTCCGGCATGGTGTCCACGCTCACGCCCCTGCGGTCGTCCGTCGGTTCGTTCCGCAGCGCCACCTCGCGGGAGCACTACGGCTGCGTCGCGTTCTCCCTGCCGGTCGACCCGACGCAGCTCGCGGTCACGCTCGTCCACGAGGCCCAGCACGGCAAGCTGGCGGCGATCATGGACGCGGTGAAGCTGCTGCCCGGGGATGACGGCCGCCGGTACTACGCGCCCTGGCGCCCCGACCCGAGGCCGTTCTCCGGCCTGTTGCACGGCACCTACGCGTTCCTGGGCGTCGTGCGGTTCTGGCGGCGGCAGCGCTGGCTGGAGGCGGGCGAGCACGCCCTGGCGGCGCATCTGGAGTACGCGCACTGGCGCGAGGCGGTGCGGCTCGGGCTCGTCCAGCTCTGTTCGCACGACCGCCTGCCCGCGCTCACCGTGCGGTTCGTCCAGGGGATGCGGCGCGTGCTGGACCAGTGGGGGGCCGAGCCGGTCCCCGGGCCGGCCGCCGCACTGGCGGCGGAGCGGTTCCACGCGCACCGCCAGCGCTGGATCGCCGCCAACGGGCCGCTGCCCGGCTGCCTGCGGACGGTCCGCGACCTTCCGGACCCGGTCGCATGA